A region from the Thauera humireducens genome encodes:
- the prmB gene encoding 50S ribosomal protein L3 N(5)-glutamine methyltransferase has protein sequence MTQLHEHAHDDHQHHDDGDHDHEHEHGPLAELVTVRDWLRYAVTRFNRSGIFCGHGVTDTFDEAAWLLLGSLALPLDRLEPFLDACIPGDERVALLDAIEQRADDRLPTAYILGEAWLGDFRFSVDQRVIVPRSFFAELLEDGLVPWIDDPETVGSALDMCTGSGCLAILMAHAFPNAEITGADLSEDALDVARQNVADYGLEDRVELVNTDVFSALDGRRYDLILSNPPYVTGADMDALPPEYLHEPRMALAAGDDGLDIVRKLIDEGAAHLNAGGILAVEVGHNRTIVEEAFPELPFNWLSTRGGDDMVFVLRREDLPGGGD, from the coding sequence ATGACTCAGCTTCACGAACACGCGCACGACGACCATCAACATCATGACGATGGTGATCACGACCACGAACACGAGCATGGCCCGCTGGCCGAGCTGGTTACCGTGCGCGACTGGTTGCGCTACGCCGTCACCCGCTTCAACCGCAGCGGCATCTTCTGCGGCCACGGCGTCACCGACACCTTTGACGAGGCCGCCTGGCTGCTGCTTGGTTCGCTGGCGCTGCCGCTCGATCGCCTCGAGCCCTTCCTCGACGCCTGCATCCCCGGTGACGAACGCGTGGCGCTGCTCGACGCGATCGAGCAGCGTGCCGACGATCGCCTGCCCACGGCCTACATCCTTGGCGAAGCTTGGCTGGGCGACTTCCGTTTCTCGGTTGACCAGCGTGTGATCGTGCCGCGCTCCTTCTTCGCCGAGTTGCTGGAAGACGGTCTGGTGCCGTGGATCGATGACCCCGAAACGGTCGGCAGCGCGCTGGACATGTGCACCGGCTCCGGCTGCCTCGCGATCCTGATGGCCCATGCCTTCCCGAATGCCGAGATCACCGGCGCGGACCTGTCCGAAGACGCACTCGATGTCGCACGGCAGAACGTGGCCGACTACGGCCTGGAGGATCGCGTCGAACTGGTCAACACCGACGTCTTCTCCGCCCTCGATGGCCGGCGTTACGACCTCATCCTCAGCAACCCGCCCTATGTGACGGGCGCAGACATGGATGCACTGCCACCCGAGTACCTGCACGAACCCCGCATGGCGCTCGCCGCCGGCGACGATGGTCTCGACATTGTACGCAAGCTCATCGACGAAGGCGCAGCCCACCTCAACGCCGGCGGCATCCTGGCGGTCGAGGTCGGTCACAACCGGACAATCGTCGAGGAGGCGTTCCCGGAACTGCCCTTCAACTGGCTCTCCACCCGCGGCGGTGACGACATGGTGTTCGTGCTGCGGCGCGAGGACTTGCCAGGCGGCGGGGATTGA
- a CDS encoding RNA methyltransferase, giving the protein MNRPLALDRIRVVLSRTSHPGNIGAAARAMKTMGLRQLWLVAPASFPDEIATARASGAADLLESARVVGSLEEALADTVFSAALTARRRELSLPRMHAREAAVEIVGRTVDGDVALVFGNETSGMTNEEVALCSLPVTIPTDPEFSSLNLGAAVQLLAYELRMAATNPSPPQDLQGEPATHADFEGFMTHLEQAVTASGFHDPKNPKRLLPRMRRMFNRVRLEREEVALLRGMLTTFERPKRR; this is encoded by the coding sequence ATGAATCGCCCACTTGCGCTCGACCGTATCCGGGTCGTGCTGTCCCGCACCAGTCACCCCGGCAATATCGGCGCCGCCGCCCGCGCCATGAAGACGATGGGGCTGCGCCAGCTGTGGCTGGTCGCGCCGGCCTCGTTTCCGGATGAGATCGCGACGGCGCGTGCTTCCGGCGCGGCCGACCTGCTCGAGTCGGCGCGCGTGGTGGGCTCGCTGGAGGAGGCGCTGGCGGACACGGTGTTCTCCGCTGCGCTGACCGCACGCCGGCGCGAGTTGTCGCTGCCGCGGATGCATGCGCGCGAGGCCGCGGTCGAGATCGTCGGGCGGACCGTGGATGGCGACGTGGCGCTGGTGTTCGGCAACGAGACCAGCGGCATGACCAACGAGGAGGTCGCGCTGTGCAGTCTGCCGGTGACGATCCCGACCGACCCTGAGTTTTCGTCGCTGAACCTCGGTGCGGCCGTCCAGTTGCTCGCCTACGAACTGCGCATGGCGGCAACCAACCCATCGCCGCCGCAGGATCTGCAGGGCGAGCCGGCCACCCATGCCGACTTCGAGGGCTTCATGACGCACCTCGAGCAGGCCGTGACCGCCAGTGGCTTCCACGATCCGAAGAATCCGAAGCGCCTGCTGCCGCGCATGCGGCGGATGTTCAACCGCGTCCGGCTCGAGCGCGAAGAGGTGGCCTTGCTGCGCGGCATGCTGACGACCTTCGAGCGTCCCAAGCGGCGCTGA
- the iscX gene encoding Fe-S cluster assembly protein IscX, protein MKWTDVQEIAIQLADSRPDVDPTRLNFVDLMNWVLELPEFDDDPKRCGERILEGIQQAWIDEVA, encoded by the coding sequence ATGAAGTGGACCGATGTGCAGGAAATTGCGATCCAGCTGGCCGACAGCCGTCCCGATGTCGATCCGACACGGCTTAACTTCGTCGATCTGATGAACTGGGTGCTCGAACTGCCCGAGTTCGACGACGACCCGAAGCGCTGCGGTGAGCGCATCCTCGAAGGAATCCAGCAGGCCTGGATCGACGAGGTCGCCTGA
- a CDS encoding inositol monophosphatase family protein, with protein sequence MHPTLNIAVKAARRAATVINRASTQLDLLTVQSKSPNDFVTEVDRAAEQAIIEVLRDAFPGHGILAEESGESGPLNGQESEFNWIIDPLDGTTNFIHGFPQYAISIAQTKNGALEHAVVYDPCTNELFTASRGSGAFLNDRRIRVSRRTRLNDSLIGTGFPFRQFDNVDAYLAMFKELTQKTAGIRRPGAASLDLAYVACGRLDGFWEMGLSPWDMAAGVLLIQEAGGLVSDLSGEADFMATGNVVAGTPKIFGQLLPIIQAYRPANIQA encoded by the coding sequence ATGCATCCCACCCTGAACATCGCCGTCAAGGCCGCCCGTCGCGCCGCGACCGTCATCAACCGCGCCTCGACCCAGCTCGACCTGCTCACCGTCCAGAGCAAGTCGCCCAACGATTTCGTCACCGAAGTCGATCGCGCCGCCGAGCAGGCGATCATCGAAGTCCTGCGTGACGCCTTTCCGGGGCACGGGATTCTAGCAGAGGAGTCGGGCGAATCCGGCCCGCTCAATGGCCAGGAGAGCGAGTTCAACTGGATCATCGATCCGCTCGACGGCACGACCAACTTCATCCACGGTTTTCCGCAGTACGCCATCTCGATCGCCCAGACCAAGAACGGCGCCCTCGAGCATGCGGTGGTCTACGACCCCTGCACCAACGAGCTGTTCACCGCCTCGCGCGGCAGCGGCGCATTCCTCAACGACCGCCGCATCCGCGTGTCGCGCCGCACCCGCCTCAACGATTCGCTGATCGGCACCGGCTTTCCCTTCCGCCAGTTCGACAACGTCGATGCCTATCTCGCGATGTTCAAGGAACTCACGCAGAAGACCGCCGGCATCCGTCGCCCGGGCGCAGCCTCGCTCGACCTGGCCTATGTCGCCTGCGGCCGCCTCGACGGCTTCTGGGAAATGGGCCTGTCGCCGTGGGATATGGCAGCCGGCGTGCTGCTGATCCAGGAAGCGGGCGGGCTCGTGTCCGATCTGTCGGGCGAAGCGGACTTCATGGCCACCGGCAACGTGGTCGCCGGCACGCCGAAGATCTTCGGCCAGCTGCTGCCGATCATCCAGGCCTACCGTCCGGCCAACATTCAGGCCTGA
- a CDS encoding cysteine desulfurase family protein: MSFAPVYLDWNATTPLAPEVRDAMLPWLGAAQPARFGNASSRHEYGRQARAAIDEARARVAAAVGAHATEVVFTSGGSEANNLFLKGAAACLKPGTLAISAIEHPCVREPARQLRRAGWALHEIAVDADGRIDVADWQRVLEARPTLVSVMLANNETGVLQDVATLAREARKAGAWLHTDAVQALGKIEVDFRALGVQAMTLSAHKLGGPLGAGALVLDKRVELSPLIAGGGQERGLRSGTENVAAIVGFGLACQRAVAHRAAEASRLSVMRDGIEAALSALGAVVFSRAAIRLPNTVFFAFDAIDGETLVGKLDRAGFACASGSACSSAQPEPSHTLLAMGVDPTVARGAVRVSLGRDTTAEEVERFVATLSHVVRDLRNLASVAL; encoded by the coding sequence ATGAGTTTTGCCCCGGTCTATCTCGACTGGAACGCGACCACGCCGCTGGCTCCCGAGGTGCGCGACGCGATGCTGCCCTGGCTGGGTGCTGCACAGCCTGCGCGCTTCGGCAATGCGTCCAGCCGTCACGAGTATGGGCGCCAGGCTCGTGCCGCCATCGACGAAGCGCGCGCGCGCGTGGCAGCAGCCGTTGGCGCACATGCGACCGAGGTCGTCTTCACCAGCGGCGGCTCGGAGGCGAACAACCTGTTCCTGAAAGGGGCGGCAGCCTGTCTCAAGCCTGGCACGCTGGCGATCAGCGCCATCGAGCACCCCTGTGTGCGCGAACCGGCGAGGCAGCTGCGCCGTGCGGGGTGGGCCTTGCACGAGATCGCGGTCGATGCGGACGGCAGGATCGACGTCGCCGACTGGCAGCGCGTGCTCGAGGCGCGTCCGACGCTGGTGTCGGTGATGCTCGCCAACAACGAGACCGGCGTGCTGCAGGACGTGGCGACGCTGGCCAGAGAGGCGCGCAAGGCCGGTGCCTGGCTGCATACCGACGCGGTGCAGGCGCTGGGCAAGATCGAGGTCGATTTCCGTGCGCTCGGCGTGCAGGCGATGACGCTGTCGGCGCACAAGCTTGGTGGTCCGCTCGGCGCAGGCGCCCTGGTGCTGGACAAGCGCGTCGAACTGTCGCCGCTCATTGCGGGCGGAGGGCAGGAGCGCGGCTTGCGCTCGGGCACCGAGAACGTTGCAGCGATCGTCGGCTTCGGCCTTGCCTGCCAACGCGCGGTGGCGCATCGGGCGGCGGAGGCGAGTCGGCTCTCGGTGATGCGCGACGGCATCGAGGCGGCGTTGTCGGCGCTGGGTGCAGTGGTGTTTTCGCGGGCAGCCATCAGGCTGCCGAATACGGTATTTTTCGCGTTTGACGCGATCGACGGCGAGACGCTGGTCGGCAAGCTGGATCGCGCAGGATTCGCCTGCGCGAGCGGCTCGGCGTGTTCGAGTGCGCAGCCGGAGCCCTCGCACACCCTGCTGGCGATGGGTGTCGATCCGACGGTGGCACGCGGTGCGGTGCGCGTGAGCCTGGGACGCGATACCACGGCGGAAGAGGTCGAGCGATTCGTCGCCACCCTGTCGCACGTGGTGCGGGATTTGAGGAATCTGGCGTCGGTCGCGCTCTGA
- the cysE gene encoding serine O-acetyltransferase, translating into MFSRLREDLASVRERDPAARSTFEVLTCYPGVHALMFHRLAHCAWRRQWFWLGRFISHVSRFFTGIEIHPGAVIGRRVFIDHGMGVVIGETAEIGDDCTIYQAVTLGGTSLYRGTKRHPTLGKGVVVGAGAKVLGGFTVGDGAKIGSNAVVVKPVPAGATAVGNPARIIDAERDAAREQKAEQMGFSAYGVTRDMDDPVSKALHGLLDHAVDTDRRLQAIVARLEASGLKLEDAAVSVDDFDAGRLSRMVD; encoded by the coding sequence ATGTTCAGCCGCCTGCGTGAAGACCTGGCCAGCGTTCGCGAACGCGATCCCGCCGCCCGCTCCACGTTCGAGGTGCTGACCTGTTATCCGGGCGTGCATGCGCTGATGTTCCATCGTCTCGCACATTGCGCGTGGCGGCGACAGTGGTTCTGGCTGGGGCGCTTCATCAGCCACGTCAGCCGTTTCTTCACCGGGATCGAGATCCATCCGGGCGCCGTGATCGGCCGCCGGGTGTTCATCGACCACGGCATGGGCGTCGTGATCGGCGAGACGGCCGAGATCGGCGACGACTGCACGATCTATCAGGCGGTCACGCTCGGGGGGACCTCGCTGTACCGCGGCACCAAGCGCCATCCGACGCTCGGCAAGGGCGTGGTGGTCGGTGCGGGCGCCAAGGTGCTGGGCGGTTTCACGGTCGGTGACGGCGCCAAGATCGGCTCGAACGCGGTGGTGGTGAAGCCGGTGCCGGCGGGCGCGACGGCGGTCGGCAACCCGGCGCGCATCATCGACGCCGAGCGCGACGCCGCGCGCGAGCAGAAGGCCGAGCAGATGGGCTTCAGCGCCTATGGCGTCACGCGTGACATGGACGATCCGGTGTCCAAGGCCCTTCATGGTCTGCTCGATCATGCTGTCGATACCGATCGCCGCCTGCAGGCGATCGTGGCTCGACTCGAAGCGAGCGGCCTGAAACTCGAGGACGCGGCGGTGTCGGTGGATGACTTCGACGCCGGCCGCTTGTCGCGCATGGTGGACTGA
- the dapE gene encoding succinyl-diaminopimelate desuccinylase: MPQTPNPTLDLACELIARPSVTPEDAGCLELIAGRLQALGFTCERIDTGGVSNLWARRGQTGPVLCFAGHTDVVPAGPLDAWKTPPYTPTIIDGVLYGRGAADMKSSLAAFVTAIERFVASTPDHAGSIALLLTSDEEGIATHGTVKVVEALAARGERLDYCVVGEPTSVKTLGDMIKNGRRGSLSGTLRVKGKQGHVAYPHLARNPIHAFAPALAELAAIEWDRGNEFFPPTTWQVSNIHAGTGANNVIPGVCEVLFNFRFGSVSSADSLKARTHEVLDRHGLEYEIDWHLSGKPFITGRGRLVGALSAAIHDTLGVETELSTTGGTSDGRFIADICAEVVEFGPVNASIHQVNECIDAAAIEPLSVVYERTLHALLAA; this comes from the coding sequence ATGCCCCAGACCCCGAATCCGACGCTCGACCTCGCCTGCGAATTGATCGCTCGCCCTTCCGTCACCCCCGAGGACGCCGGCTGCCTCGAACTGATCGCCGGCCGCCTGCAGGCGCTCGGTTTCACCTGCGAACGGATCGACACCGGCGGCGTCTCCAACCTGTGGGCCCGCCGTGGCCAGACCGGACCGGTGCTGTGTTTTGCCGGACATACCGACGTCGTTCCTGCCGGCCCGCTCGACGCCTGGAAGACACCGCCCTACACGCCCACGATCATCGACGGCGTGCTTTACGGTCGCGGCGCCGCCGACATGAAGTCCTCGCTGGCGGCCTTCGTCACCGCCATCGAGCGCTTCGTGGCCTCGACACCCGATCACGCCGGCAGCATCGCACTGCTGCTGACCTCGGACGAGGAAGGCATCGCGACGCACGGAACGGTGAAGGTCGTCGAGGCGCTGGCTGCCCGCGGTGAACGCCTCGACTATTGCGTGGTGGGCGAGCCGACTTCGGTGAAGACACTGGGCGACATGATCAAGAACGGCCGCCGCGGCTCACTGTCCGGCACGCTGCGCGTGAAGGGCAAGCAGGGCCACGTCGCCTATCCCCATCTGGCCCGCAACCCGATCCACGCGTTCGCGCCCGCCCTGGCCGAACTCGCGGCAATCGAGTGGGACCGGGGCAACGAGTTCTTCCCGCCCACGACCTGGCAGGTCTCGAACATCCATGCCGGCACTGGCGCCAACAACGTGATCCCCGGTGTGTGCGAGGTGCTGTTCAACTTCCGCTTCGGATCGGTGTCGTCTGCCGACAGCCTGAAGGCCCGCACTCACGAGGTCCTGGATCGTCATGGCCTGGAGTACGAGATCGACTGGCACCTGTCGGGCAAGCCCTTCATCACCGGACGCGGCAGGCTGGTTGGCGCCCTGTCGGCGGCGATCCATGACACGCTCGGGGTGGAAACCGAACTTTCCACCACCGGCGGCACGTCCGACGGCCGCTTCATCGCCGACATCTGCGCCGAGGTCGTCGAATTCGGCCCGGTCAACGCATCGATCCACCAGGTCAACGAATGCATCGACGCCGCGGCGATCGAGCCCCTGTCGGTGGTCTACGAACGGACCCTGCACGCACTGCTGGCCGCCTGA
- the iscA gene encoding iron-sulfur cluster assembly protein IscA codes for MGVTLSESAARHVSSFIAKRGKGFGIRLGVKTSGCSGMAYKLEFVDETHGEDLVFESHGVKVVVDPKSLVYLEGTELDFVKEGLNEGFKFNNPNVKDQCGCGESFNV; via the coding sequence ATGGGCGTGACCCTGTCCGAAAGCGCTGCCCGCCACGTGTCGAGCTTCATTGCCAAGCGTGGCAAGGGCTTCGGCATCCGCCTGGGGGTGAAGACCTCGGGCTGTTCCGGGATGGCGTACAAGCTGGAGTTCGTCGACGAGACGCACGGCGAGGATCTGGTGTTCGAGAGCCACGGCGTCAAGGTCGTGGTCGATCCGAAGAGCCTCGTGTATCTCGAGGGCACCGAACTCGACTTCGTGAAGGAAGGGCTGAACGAAGGCTTCAAGTTCAACAACCCGAACGTCAAGGATCAGTGCGGTTGCGGCGAGAGCTTCAACGTCTGA
- a CDS encoding response regulator, which yields MPNERPILLVEDNPDDEALTLHAFSRNRITNPVVVVHDGVEAIDYLFGTGTYAGRDLRVMPAVVLLDLKLPRIDGLEVLRRIRADARTTLLPVVVLTTSRETLDLQQAYNLGANSYIRKPVDFDRFQEVIALLGRYWLSLNESVEASAGAAY from the coding sequence ATGCCCAACGAACGCCCGATCCTGCTGGTCGAGGACAACCCCGACGACGAGGCGCTGACGCTGCATGCATTCTCGCGCAACCGCATCACCAACCCTGTGGTCGTGGTGCATGACGGCGTCGAAGCCATCGACTACCTGTTCGGGACGGGCACCTACGCCGGACGCGACCTCAGGGTCATGCCGGCGGTGGTGCTGCTCGACCTGAAGCTGCCGCGTATCGACGGGCTGGAGGTCCTGCGGCGAATTCGCGCGGACGCACGTACGACCCTGCTGCCGGTCGTGGTGCTGACCACCTCGCGCGAAACCCTCGATCTGCAACAGGCATACAACCTCGGTGCCAACAGCTACATCCGCAAGCCGGTGGATTTCGACCGTTTCCAGGAGGTCATTGCCCTCCTCGGCCGCTATTGGCTGAGCCTCAACGAGAGCGTCGAGGCGAGCGCCGGCGCCGCCTACTAG
- the fdx gene encoding ISC system 2Fe-2S type ferredoxin has product MTQIIVLPHVELCPDGSVIEARPGQTICESLLENGIDIEHACEMSCACTTCHVIVREGFNALEAASDDEEDLLDKAWGLEPQSRLSCQVQVGETPLVVEIPRYTINMAREGKH; this is encoded by the coding sequence ATGACCCAGATCATCGTTCTTCCCCACGTCGAACTCTGCCCGGACGGCAGCGTGATCGAGGCCCGCCCGGGCCAGACCATCTGCGAGAGCCTGCTCGAGAATGGCATAGACATCGAGCACGCGTGCGAGATGTCCTGTGCCTGCACCACCTGCCACGTGATCGTGCGCGAAGGTTTCAATGCCCTCGAGGCCGCCTCGGACGATGAGGAGGATCTGCTCGACAAGGCCTGGGGGCTGGAGCCGCAGTCCCGCCTGTCGTGCCAGGTCCAGGTCGGCGAAACGCCGCTGGTGGTCGAGATCCCGCGTTACACGATCAACATGGCCCGCGAAGGAAAACACTGA
- the hscA gene encoding Fe-S protein assembly chaperone HscA has protein sequence MALLQIAEPGMSTEPHKHRLAVGIDLGTTNSLVATVRNGIAVCLPDESGRTMLPSVVRYCADGRIEVGQAAAKAQATDPRNTIVSVKRFMGRGLKDVAHVETMPYDFEDGVGMVRLRTVQGVKSPVEMSAEVLRVLRDRAEASLGGPLTGAVITVPAYFDDAQRQATKDAAKLAGVDVLRLLNEPTAAAVAYGLDNAAEGVYAVYDLGGGTFDLSILKLSRGVFEVLSTNGDAALGGDDFDHRLFCSILERADIDPPSLEDARRLQMKAREVKELLTSCEEAPVHLVLGSGEEVDLVITRDEFAEMTRHLVQKTLTPVRKALRDAGLTPEEIKGVVMVGGATRMPHIQRAVANFFGQEPLTNLDPDKVVALGAAMQANALAGNRAEQDDWLLLDVIPLSLGLETMGGLVEKVVPRNSTLPIARAQEFTTFKDGQTAMAFHVVQGERELVADCRSLARFELRGIPPMVAGAARIRVTFQVDADGLLSVSAREMSSGVEASVLVKPSYGLSDDEIAEMLKSGVEHAGDDMALRALREQQVEAERVIEAAEQALAKDGHLLDGDERVAVDAAIARLRVLREGEDHRAIKTGIDAFARATDEFAARRMDNSIRSALAGHKVDELEL, from the coding sequence ATGGCTCTGCTGCAAATTGCCGAACCCGGCATGTCCACCGAGCCCCACAAGCATCGGCTCGCGGTGGGTATTGATCTCGGGACGACCAACTCGCTCGTCGCCACCGTCCGCAACGGCATCGCCGTGTGCCTGCCTGACGAGTCTGGCCGCACCATGCTGCCGTCGGTGGTTCGGTATTGTGCCGATGGGCGCATCGAGGTCGGACAGGCGGCCGCCAAGGCCCAGGCCACCGACCCGCGCAACACGATCGTGTCGGTCAAGCGCTTCATGGGGCGTGGCCTGAAGGACGTGGCGCACGTCGAGACGATGCCCTACGACTTCGAGGACGGCGTCGGCATGGTGCGCCTGCGTACGGTGCAGGGGGTCAAGAGCCCGGTGGAAATGTCGGCGGAGGTGCTGCGCGTGCTGCGCGACCGCGCCGAGGCCAGCCTAGGTGGCCCGCTGACCGGCGCGGTCATCACCGTCCCGGCCTATTTCGACGATGCCCAGCGTCAGGCGACCAAGGACGCGGCAAAGCTCGCCGGTGTGGACGTCCTGCGCTTGCTCAACGAGCCCACGGCAGCCGCCGTTGCCTACGGCCTGGACAATGCGGCCGAAGGCGTCTATGCCGTCTATGACCTCGGCGGCGGCACCTTCGACCTGTCGATCCTGAAGCTGTCCCGGGGCGTGTTCGAAGTGCTGTCGACCAATGGCGATGCCGCGCTGGGCGGCGACGATTTCGATCACCGGCTGTTCTGCTCGATCCTGGAGCGTGCCGACATCGACCCGCCTTCGCTCGAGGATGCCCGCCGCCTGCAGATGAAGGCGCGCGAGGTCAAGGAACTGCTGACTTCGTGCGAGGAGGCGCCGGTGCATCTGGTGCTCGGCTCCGGCGAGGAGGTCGATCTGGTCATCACGCGCGACGAGTTCGCGGAAATGACCCGTCACCTTGTGCAGAAGACGCTGACGCCGGTGCGCAAGGCGCTGCGCGACGCAGGCCTCACACCCGAGGAAATCAAGGGTGTGGTGATGGTCGGCGGTGCGACCCGCATGCCGCACATCCAGCGCGCGGTCGCAAACTTCTTCGGCCAGGAACCGCTGACCAACCTCGACCCGGACAAGGTGGTCGCACTGGGCGCAGCGATGCAGGCCAATGCGCTGGCGGGCAACCGCGCGGAACAGGACGACTGGCTCCTGCTCGACGTGATCCCGCTGTCGCTGGGCCTCGAGACCATGGGTGGCCTGGTCGAGAAGGTCGTGCCACGCAATTCGACGCTCCCGATCGCGCGTGCACAGGAGTTCACCACCTTCAAGGACGGCCAGACCGCGATGGCCTTCCACGTCGTGCAGGGCGAACGCGAGCTCGTGGCCGACTGCCGCTCGCTCGCCCGTTTCGAACTGCGCGGCATTCCGCCGATGGTGGCCGGTGCGGCCCGCATCCGCGTCACCTTCCAGGTGGACGCCGACGGTCTGCTGTCGGTTTCGGCGCGCGAGATGTCCTCCGGTGTCGAGGCCAGCGTGCTGGTCAAGCCATCCTACGGCCTGTCGGACGACGAAATCGCCGAGATGCTGAAGTCGGGCGTGGAGCACGCCGGCGACGACATGGCGCTGCGCGCGTTGCGCGAGCAACAGGTGGAGGCTGAACGCGTGATCGAAGCTGCCGAACAGGCGCTGGCCAAGGACGGGCATCTGCTCGACGGCGACGAACGTGTGGCGGTCGACGCGGCGATCGCCCGCCTGCGCGTGTTGCGCGAGGGCGAAGACCACCGTGCGATAAAGACGGGCATCGATGCTTTCGCCCGCGCCACCGATGAATTTGCCGCCCGGCGCATGGACAACAGCATCCGTAGCGCGCTGGCCGGTCACAAAGTAGATGAACTCGAACTCTGA
- the iscU gene encoding Fe-S cluster assembly scaffold IscU, giving the protein MAYSDKVLDHYENPRNVGSFGKDEEGVATGMVGAPACGDVMKLQIKVGKDGVIEDAKFKTYGCGSAIASSSLVTEWVKGKTIDQALDIKNTQIAEELALPPVKIHCSILAEDAIKAAVADYRKKHQA; this is encoded by the coding sequence ATGGCATACAGCGACAAGGTCCTGGACCATTACGAGAACCCCCGCAACGTGGGCTCCTTCGGCAAGGACGAAGAGGGCGTGGCCACCGGCATGGTCGGCGCGCCCGCCTGTGGCGACGTGATGAAGCTGCAGATCAAGGTCGGCAAGGACGGTGTGATCGAGGACGCGAAGTTCAAGACCTATGGCTGCGGCTCGGCGATCGCGTCCAGTTCGCTGGTCACCGAGTGGGTCAAGGGCAAGACCATCGATCAGGCGCTCGATATCAAGAACACGCAGATCGCCGAGGAACTCGCACTGCCGCCGGTGAAGATCCACTGCTCGATCCTCGCCGAGGATGCGATCAAGGCGGCCGTGGCTGACTACCGCAAGAAGCATCAGGCCTGA
- the iscR gene encoding Fe-S cluster assembly transcriptional regulator IscR, giving the protein MRLTTKGRFAVTAMIDLAARQDDGPVTLAGIAERQRISLSYLEQLFGKLRRHQLVSSVRGPGGGYRLARGMDAITVADIIIAVDEPLDATQCGGKQNCHDEHRCMTHDLWANLNKRMYAYLDSVTLQALVDRQVKPDADMAVLKNIRRRATLQVREIAAV; this is encoded by the coding sequence ATGAGACTGACGACCAAGGGGCGATTCGCCGTCACGGCGATGATCGATCTGGCTGCACGCCAGGACGACGGACCGGTGACGCTTGCCGGGATTGCCGAGCGCCAGAGGATCTCGTTGTCCTATCTCGAGCAGTTGTTCGGCAAGCTGCGCCGCCATCAGCTGGTGAGCAGCGTGCGCGGCCCCGGCGGTGGTTACCGCCTGGCGCGCGGCATGGACGCGATCACGGTCGCCGACATCATCATCGCGGTGGACGAGCCGCTGGATGCGACCCAGTGCGGCGGCAAGCAGAACTGTCACGACGAGCACCGCTGCATGACCCATGACCTGTGGGCGAACCTCAACAAGCGCATGTATGCCTACCTCGATTCGGTGACGCTGCAGGCACTGGTCGACCGTCAGGTGAAACCGGATGCGGACATGGCGGTGCTGAAGAACATTCGTCGTCGCGCCACGCTGCAGGTGCGCGAGATCGCCGCAGTCTGA
- the hscB gene encoding Fe-S protein assembly co-chaperone HscB: MSIDLTQDYFTLFGLPRRYALDEASLEAAWHRLQSQVHPDRYAHLPDADKRRAMQWATRVNEGFRTLKKPLARAQYLLVLAGVDAAIETNTAMAPEFLMEQMEWREAVEEARAAGEVEELEQLHMRLLHHARDVRTELGRQLDEDHAYTEAADTVRRLMFIEKLQHEIDEALLALEG; the protein is encoded by the coding sequence ATGAGCATCGACCTCACCCAGGACTACTTCACCCTCTTCGGGCTGCCGCGCCGCTACGCGCTCGACGAGGCCTCGCTCGAGGCGGCGTGGCATCGCCTGCAGTCGCAGGTTCATCCGGATCGCTACGCCCACCTGCCCGACGCCGACAAGCGTCGGGCGATGCAGTGGGCGACGCGCGTCAACGAAGGGTTTCGTACGCTGAAGAAGCCGCTAGCGCGTGCGCAGTACCTGCTGGTCCTCGCGGGCGTCGATGCCGCCATCGAGACCAATACCGCGATGGCGCCCGAGTTCCTGATGGAGCAGATGGAGTGGCGCGAAGCGGTCGAAGAGGCGCGCGCGGCCGGTGAGGTCGAGGAACTCGAGCAACTCCACATGCGCCTGCTGCATCATGCGCGCGACGTTCGCACCGAGCTTGGCCGCCAGCTCGACGAAGATCATGCATACACCGAAGCAGCCGACACCGTGCGTCGGCTGATGTTCATCGAGAAACTCCAGCACGAGATCGACGAGGCGCTGCTCGCACTCGAAGGCTGA